The following are encoded in a window of Psychrobacter sp. P11F6 genomic DNA:
- a CDS encoding DUF819 domain-containing protein codes for MPDISHLTIDSLPLAFGIIMAIIGLVFYTQGLPGKFWQRFYAVLPGIVLCCFIPATLNSLGVFADGIGSQIYGFTATYLLPASLLLMTLSMDVPKILGLGWKAIAMFFAASIAIIISGPISLGVAKWVSPEMFTDDTLWRGFSAVAGSWIGGAANQAAMKELFGVSDDLFGMMILVDTTNASLWLLAILVLAKHSDKIDRLLRADTSSIDKVIKAVENYERDNARPATLNDLMVMFGLCFAMVGVAHFIGGQIAGFFAPYSWAVQYSFASSFFWMVVIITLIGVIFSFTKVRRLDHVGASKIGTVFIFILIAAIGMQINLAGIVSQWRLLLIGLLWMSIHVVIIFAVARIIRAPFFFLAVGSNANTGGASSAPIVATAFHPSLAPVGVFLGILGYAVGTFGGYISTQLMRLVVG; via the coding sequence ATGCCCGATATTTCTCATTTAACCATTGATAGCCTGCCATTGGCCTTTGGCATCATTATGGCCATTATCGGTTTGGTTTTTTATACCCAAGGATTACCCGGTAAATTCTGGCAGCGCTTTTATGCGGTATTGCCGGGTATCGTGCTGTGCTGCTTTATACCTGCGACGCTTAATAGTTTAGGTGTTTTTGCTGACGGTATTGGCTCACAGATTTATGGCTTTACCGCCACGTATCTGTTGCCAGCAAGTTTGCTGTTAATGACCTTGTCGATGGATGTACCGAAGATATTGGGGCTAGGCTGGAAAGCCATCGCCATGTTTTTTGCTGCTAGTATCGCGATTATTATTAGTGGACCAATTAGCTTAGGTGTCGCTAAATGGGTATCGCCTGAGATGTTTACCGATGACACGCTATGGCGTGGGTTTTCGGCGGTGGCGGGTAGTTGGATCGGCGGTGCGGCAAATCAAGCAGCGATGAAGGAGCTATTTGGCGTCAGTGATGATTTATTTGGGATGATGATTTTGGTCGATACCACCAATGCTTCATTATGGTTATTGGCTATCTTGGTATTGGCGAAGCATAGCGATAAGATAGATCGGCTATTGAGGGCAGACACCAGTAGTATTGATAAAGTGATTAAGGCGGTTGAGAATTATGAGCGTGACAATGCTCGTCCAGCCACTTTAAATGACTTGATGGTGATGTTTGGCTTATGCTTTGCTATGGTGGGTGTCGCACACTTTATTGGTGGTCAAATTGCAGGGTTTTTTGCGCCCTATAGCTGGGCAGTACAATATAGCTTTGCCAGCTCGTTCTTTTGGATGGTGGTGATTATCACGTTAATCGGTGTGATTTTTTCTTTCACTAAAGTACGCAGACTCGATCATGTTGGCGCTTCCAAAATAGGTACTGTCTTTATCTTCATCTTGATTGCTGCTATTGGTATGCAAATCAATCTTGCGGGTATCGTTTCGCAATGGCGACTGCTCCTTATTGGTTTATTATGGATGAGCATTCACGTTGTCATTATCTTTGCTGTGGCTAGGATAATTCGTGCGCCGTTTTTCTTTTTGGCAGTCGGCTCCAATGCCAATACTGGCGGTGCATCATCGGCCCCCATTGTCGCAACGGCGTTTCACCCATCACTCGCGCCAGTTGGGGTGTTTTTGGGCATTCTGGGCTATGCGGTAGGCACTTTCGGTGGCTATATTAGTACCCAATTGATGCGCTTGGTAGTAGGGTGA
- a CDS encoding tyrosine-type recombinase/integrase — protein MAVDNLNDINKLECRDKDYSVSVSGIAGLSIRIYPNGKKEYYLRYAHPHIDGKRPRMMLGKVEDISLYEAKYKAETILSMVAQGSDPKTIHKKEQVNKYAHLKNATFSEITQAWRNHKTSSRHHSKSRKRAFSESTLKFWDLCLGYMCREIGDLRMNDITSEMILSVCEAIQNNENQATFVGASTRLYTEKVFSFAVARGLCDRNVAIDTRGELAPASSGNHLPAITKPDQFATLLNDMSHFKGASKTTLEAMNLLPYVFVRSIDLRSMRWQDIDWDNKLWEFSPTKGEGRDDMVSHLVVPLATQVIERLRKIQAITGHKEHVFASIRASSNPYISKATLVQIFHRLGYKDVQCAHGFRASAKTLLMEQPELRYSDIVTELQLGHRIKDTHGGAYNRLDEIDTRVHMMQDWADYIDKLRGST, from the coding sequence ATGGCTGTCGATAATTTAAATGATATCAATAAACTTGAATGCCGAGATAAAGATTACTCGGTCAGTGTCTCAGGTATCGCGGGTTTAAGTATTCGTATTTATCCAAATGGTAAAAAGGAGTACTACTTACGGTACGCTCATCCGCATATCGATGGTAAGCGCCCTAGAATGATGTTAGGTAAGGTCGAAGATATCAGTCTATATGAAGCTAAGTATAAAGCAGAAACTATACTTAGTATGGTCGCACAAGGCTCTGACCCTAAAACTATCCATAAAAAAGAACAAGTCAATAAGTATGCTCATCTAAAGAACGCCACATTTTCTGAAATTACACAAGCGTGGCGAAACCACAAAACATCAAGTCGTCACCATAGTAAATCTAGAAAGCGCGCATTTAGTGAATCAACTCTTAAATTTTGGGATTTGTGTCTAGGATATATGTGTCGTGAGATTGGCGACTTAAGAATGAACGATATCACAAGCGAGATGATATTGAGTGTATGTGAGGCGATTCAAAATAATGAAAATCAAGCAACCTTCGTTGGTGCCAGCACTCGGCTTTATACTGAAAAGGTCTTCTCATTTGCTGTCGCAAGAGGATTATGCGATAGAAACGTAGCTATTGATACGCGTGGCGAGCTCGCACCTGCTAGCTCAGGTAACCACTTACCAGCCATCACCAAGCCTGATCAGTTTGCCACTCTCCTAAACGATATGTCCCATTTCAAAGGTGCAAGTAAAACCACATTAGAAGCGATGAATTTACTACCGTATGTCTTTGTGCGTAGTATCGATTTGCGGTCTATGCGCTGGCAAGATATAGATTGGGATAATAAGCTATGGGAGTTTTCTCCTACTAAAGGCGAAGGTCGTGATGACATGGTATCGCACTTAGTTGTGCCACTAGCCACTCAAGTAATTGAGCGCTTAAGAAAAATACAAGCAATCACAGGTCACAAAGAACACGTATTTGCATCGATACGCGCCTCGAGCAATCCTTATATTAGTAAAGCAACGCTAGTGCAAATATTTCATAGGCTTGGATATAAGGATGTTCAATGCGCTCATGGATTTCGAGCATCAGCGAAAACTCTACTAATGGAACAACCTGAGCTGCGTTATTCAGATATCGTGACTGAGCTGCAATTAGGACATCGAATAAAGGATACGCATGGCGGCGCTTATAACCGATTAGATGAAATAGATACTAGGGTACACATGATGCAAGATTGGGCAGACTATATAGATAAGCTCCGGGGTTCAACGTAA
- a CDS encoding peroxiredoxin-like family protein yields the protein MQANYNPKIIAGATFPTIEVPAYNGGMMLLGKPENGHDWKMVVVYRGQHCPICTKYLNQLETLKSAFNETGVDVIAVSGDSNEQVASHLEKINVSFPIAYDLTVEQMKMLGLYISDPRSEKETDHPFAEPGLFVINTEGKIQIVDISNAPFTRPELEALANGLAFIRNPENNYPIRGTHDYA from the coding sequence ATGCAAGCAAACTACAACCCAAAAATCATTGCTGGTGCAACATTTCCTACTATCGAAGTACCAGCTTATAATGGTGGCATGATGCTATTGGGCAAGCCCGAAAATGGTCATGACTGGAAAATGGTGGTTGTTTACCGAGGTCAACACTGTCCCATTTGCACCAAATACCTCAATCAGTTAGAAACATTAAAATCGGCATTTAATGAAACGGGTGTCGACGTCATCGCTGTTTCAGGTGACAGCAACGAGCAGGTAGCAAGTCATTTGGAAAAAATAAATGTGAGCTTTCCTATCGCCTATGATCTGACCGTTGAACAAATGAAAATGCTAGGTCTTTATATCTCTGACCCACGTTCAGAGAAAGAAACCGATCATCCATTTGCAGAGCCCGGCTTGTTTGTTATCAATACAGAAGGAAAGATTCAGATTGTAGATATCTCCAACGCTCCTTTTACTAGACCTGAGCTGGAAGCCTTGGCAAATGGTCTGGCCTTTATCAGAAATCCAGAAAACAACTATCCTATTCGTGGTACACACGATTATGCTTAA
- a CDS encoding zinc-dependent peptidase, whose translation MFSMIKDWREQRILDNSEFTHADWMQAAKRIVILDRLNEDELTRLFELATLFLADKSITGAQGFEISDTVRQSIALQACLPILNLSLEWYAGWSAIIIYPGSYKSETTTVDELGIVHEGSQHRSGEAWLRGPVILSWKDAKHSGERDGHNVVIHEFVHKLDMLNDRANGFPPLQADMNPARWTEIMTRDFEDFQSHHKSGLDRYGATNPAEFFAVLSEVFFETPQNLVDAYPDIYDIMMKFFRQTPL comes from the coding sequence ATGTTTAGCATGATAAAAGACTGGCGCGAGCAGCGCATATTGGACAACAGCGAGTTTACCCATGCTGACTGGATGCAAGCGGCAAAGCGTATTGTCATACTTGATCGGTTAAATGAGGACGAGCTAACACGCTTGTTTGAGCTGGCGACGTTATTTTTGGCGGATAAGTCAATCACGGGCGCACAAGGTTTTGAGATTAGCGATACGGTGCGGCAATCCATCGCCTTGCAAGCTTGCTTGCCTATCTTAAACCTTAGCCTTGAGTGGTATGCTGGCTGGTCAGCCATTATCATTTATCCTGGTTCCTACAAGAGCGAAACCACCACTGTCGATGAGCTGGGCATTGTCCATGAGGGCAGTCAGCACCGTAGCGGCGAAGCATGGCTGCGCGGCCCCGTTATTCTGTCGTGGAAGGATGCCAAACACTCAGGGGAGCGCGATGGTCATAACGTGGTCATTCATGAGTTTGTGCATAAGCTTGATATGTTAAATGATCGTGCCAACGGCTTTCCACCGCTACAAGCGGATATGAATCCTGCGCGCTGGACTGAAATTATGACACGAGATTTTGAGGATTTTCAAAGCCATCATAAATCAGGTCTTGATCGTTATGGCGCGACCAATCCAGCGGAGTTTTTTGCAGTGCTCAGTGAGGTATTTTTTGAGACGCCGCAAAATCTGGTCGATGCTTACCCTGATATTTACGACATAATGATGAAGTTTTTTCGCCAAACACCACTTTAA
- a CDS encoding hydantoinase/oxoprolinase family protein, whose product MKNDFRIGVDAGGTFTDFVLAERSGHVHLFKAPSTPEDGTLAIANGLQQIATQFNRPIEEIIQACDLCINGTTVALNALIQMTGVKVGLLCTKGHEDSIEIRLGHKEEGHRYDASYPPAPQIATRDRRFPIRGRILADGTEHEPLNEQDVLDAIKALKEKDIQAVAISFVWSIRNTQHEQRAKELVEEHMPGVFVCCGSDVYPQIKEYTRTSTTLVNAYLSPVMASYVHKIDDYFKALGAEQPVRYFQSNGGLAVGSIMRERAVNAINSGPASAPQAGLYIASPFGINDIITVDMGGTSFDITMAKAGRTSLNRDIDFLRNRIGVPMIHVETLGAGGGSIGHVNTFGMLEVGPQSAGATPGPACYGKGGDLPTVTDANLVLGYLQPNAVLGGSVTLDKDKAVQAVQTHIADLLNIELDHAAFGISAIVNQNMSNAIRRITIEKGYDPRDFALVCAGGAAGMHIIALAEEMGIGTVLIPKIASCLCAFGQIISDIKYNYLATQMMILAPDVELQSLNAKLQELEAQGVQKLLEDGFTDEDITIERTMEMRYVGQVHECNVLIPNGKLDAKSVNTILELFHHRHRELYTYDERDSHVELVNIEVSVIGKISKPKLPSLVAQQGDISNAKTGSRKMLFDQSYDWIDTPIYDGDKFGAGAVVTGPALIQEPTTTVVIKNGWQAELHETGTYKLTRAA is encoded by the coding sequence ATGAAAAATGATTTCCGTATTGGAGTCGATGCTGGCGGGACGTTTACTGACTTTGTACTGGCAGAAAGAAGTGGCCATGTACATCTGTTTAAAGCACCTTCTACTCCCGAAGATGGCACCTTAGCTATTGCTAATGGTTTACAGCAAATCGCCACGCAGTTTAACCGTCCTATTGAAGAGATTATCCAAGCATGCGACCTATGTATTAATGGTACGACTGTTGCGCTAAACGCTCTTATTCAGATGACTGGTGTGAAAGTCGGGCTATTATGTACTAAGGGCCATGAGGACAGTATCGAGATACGCTTAGGGCATAAAGAAGAAGGGCATCGCTATGATGCCAGCTATCCGCCAGCACCGCAAATTGCCACCCGTGATCGTCGCTTTCCTATCCGTGGTCGTATCTTAGCTGATGGTACTGAACACGAGCCGCTAAATGAGCAAGACGTACTCGATGCGATAAAAGCACTTAAGGAAAAAGACATTCAGGCTGTTGCTATCTCCTTTGTCTGGTCTATTCGTAATACTCAGCATGAGCAGCGCGCCAAAGAGCTGGTTGAAGAGCATATGCCAGGGGTGTTCGTCTGCTGTGGTAGTGACGTATATCCACAGATTAAAGAATATACGCGTACCTCAACGACGCTAGTGAATGCCTATTTGAGCCCAGTAATGGCATCTTATGTCCATAAGATTGACGATTACTTTAAGGCATTAGGCGCTGAGCAGCCCGTACGTTATTTTCAATCTAATGGCGGGCTTGCAGTTGGTAGTATCATGCGAGAGCGTGCGGTCAATGCCATTAACTCAGGACCAGCATCAGCACCGCAAGCAGGCCTGTATATTGCCAGTCCTTTTGGGATTAATGATATTATCACGGTCGATATGGGCGGTACTTCTTTTGACATCACCATGGCGAAGGCAGGCAGAACCAGCCTCAACCGCGATATTGATTTCTTACGTAATCGTATTGGCGTGCCTATGATTCATGTAGAGACATTAGGGGCGGGCGGTGGCTCTATTGGGCATGTTAATACCTTTGGTATGCTAGAGGTTGGCCCTCAGAGTGCTGGCGCGACTCCTGGACCGGCATGTTATGGTAAAGGTGGTGACTTGCCAACCGTCACAGACGCAAACTTAGTATTGGGCTATCTACAGCCGAATGCTGTGTTAGGCGGTAGTGTGACCTTAGACAAAGACAAAGCAGTACAAGCGGTGCAAACACACATCGCTGACCTCCTAAACATCGAGTTAGATCACGCTGCATTTGGTATCAGTGCTATCGTTAACCAAAACATGTCTAATGCCATTCGTCGTATTACTATCGAAAAAGGCTATGACCCTCGGGATTTTGCGCTAGTCTGCGCAGGCGGAGCAGCTGGCATGCATATTATTGCTCTGGCCGAGGAGATGGGCATTGGGACGGTTTTAATTCCTAAAATCGCATCTTGTCTCTGTGCCTTTGGTCAGATTATCTCTGATATCAAGTATAACTACTTAGCGACACAAATGATGATTCTCGCACCAGATGTAGAATTACAATCACTCAATGCTAAGCTACAAGAGCTTGAAGCGCAGGGTGTCCAAAAACTGCTAGAAGATGGCTTTACAGATGAAGATATCACCATCGAACGTACTATGGAGATGCGCTATGTTGGTCAGGTGCACGAATGTAACGTGCTGATACCGAATGGTAAGCTCGATGCTAAAAGTGTGAATACCATCTTAGAGTTATTCCATCATCGCCATCGTGAGCTTTATACTTATGATGAGCGTGATAGTCACGTCGAGCTGGTCAACATTGAGGTATCAGTAATTGGTAAAATAAGCAAACCAAAACTACCGAGCCTTGTGGCACAGCAAGGGGATATCAGTAATGCTAAAACGGGTAGCCGTAAGATGCTGTTTGATCAGTCCTATGACTGGATTGATACGCCTATCTATGACGGTGATAAATTCGGTGCTGGTGCTGTAGTCACAGGTCCTGCGCTCATTCAAGAGCCAACCACTACCGTGGTCATTAAAAATGGCTGGCAAGCAGAGCTGCATGAGACTGGCACTTATAAGCTGACGCGAGCAGCATAA
- a CDS encoding IS5 family transposase (programmed frameshift), with translation MARQALTDNLWKQLQVTMAQHGCYQKDKNRDVMEAILWKLRTGAPWRDIPEELCPWKTAYNRFNRWSKTGFVGEIFFSLRKEVDTEWVFIDGSYIRCHQHASGARLGEDRAIGQSRGGATTKIHLCCDADGYPLDFKITGGEVHDSQVAGELIDMIGQADYFIADKGYDSEAIRDKARTHDMVSVIPKRKNAKQPNPEFDSYLYKLRHLVENMFARLKHFRSITTRYEKLARNFKSMLYLACTIIHCKMN, from the exons ATGGCCAGACAAGCATTGACCGATAATCTCTGGAAACAGCTACAAGTGACAATGGCACAACATGGTTGCTACCAAAAAGATAAGAATCGTGACGTGATGGAAGCCATTCTTTGGAAACTACGTACAGGTGCTCCTTGGCGTGATATACCTGAAGAATTATGCCCGTGGAAGACAGCTTATAACCGTTTTAATCGCTGGTCAAAGACTG GGTTTGTGGGAGAAATTTTTTTTAGCCTACGAAAAGAAGTTGATACGGAATGGGTATTCATCGACGGAAGTTATATACGCTGTCACCAACATGCAAGTGGAGCTCGGCTTGGTGAAGACCGAGCAATTGGACAAAGCCGTGGCGGAGCAACTACAAAGATACACCTATGCTGTGATGCCGATGGATATCCGCTCGATTTTAAAATCACTGGGGGTGAAGTCCACGACAGTCAAGTTGCAGGTGAATTGATTGACATGATTGGACAAGCTGATTACTTTATCGCTGATAAAGGCTATGACTCAGAAGCCATCAGAGACAAAGCCCGTACCCACGATATGGTGTCTGTCATCCCTAAAAGGAAAAATGCCAAACAGCCTAATCCAGAGTTTGATAGCTATTTATACAAACTGCGTCATCTTGTAGAAAATATGTTTGCAAGGCTCAAGCATTTTCGTAGCATCACTACTCGCTATGAGAAGTTGGCTCGCAACTTTAAGTCTATGCTTTACCTAGCGTGTACCATTATTCATTGCAAGATGAATTGA
- a CDS encoding virulence RhuM family protein: MTVATNDKTAKVEIYESADGKAQVDVRFGQDTVWLSQSQMTELFGRDQSVISRHIANAINDEEIAEKSNMQKMHIANSDRPVTFYDLDVVISVGYRIKSPQGVQFRRWATQRLREYLVQGYTLNQERFDKNSSELQQALNLIRKTAQSPELKTDEGRGLVEIISRYTQTFLWLQRYDEGLLDNPSGEDGGILPSPTEAMAALTDLKAQLINRGEATELFAKPRGDGLDSVLGNLQQTIFCL, encoded by the coding sequence ATGACTGTTGCTACGAATGATAAAACAGCAAAAGTAGAGATATATGAAAGCGCTGATGGAAAAGCGCAGGTAGACGTACGTTTTGGACAGGATACGGTCTGGCTGTCACAATCACAAATGACAGAGTTGTTTGGTCGTGACCAATCAGTGATTTCGCGTCATATTGCCAATGCCATAAACGATGAAGAGATCGCTGAGAAAAGCAATATGCAAAAAATGCATATTGCAAATTCTGACCGCCCTGTGACTTTTTATGACTTAGATGTAGTTATCTCAGTAGGGTATCGCATCAAATCTCCCCAAGGTGTGCAGTTTAGACGCTGGGCAACCCAGCGCTTACGTGAATACTTAGTTCAAGGCTATACGCTCAATCAAGAGCGTTTTGATAAAAACTCAAGCGAACTACAACAAGCATTAAATTTAATTAGGAAAACCGCGCAAAGTCCCGAGCTGAAAACCGATGAAGGACGCGGCTTGGTTGAGATTATCAGCCGTTATACACAGACATTTTTATGGTTACAGCGCTATGATGAAGGCTTGCTTGATAATCCTTCAGGGGAGGATGGCGGTATCTTACCCAGTCCGACTGAGGCGATGGCAGCGCTGACGGATTTAAAAGCGCAGCTGATAAATAGAGGTGAAGCGACTGAACTATTTGCCAAGCCTCGCGGTGATGGGTTGGACAGCGTACTGGGTAATTTACAGCAAACCATTTTTTGTTTGTAG
- a CDS encoding helix-turn-helix transcriptional regulator, with translation MSTSSSIQSVHLKRIEHYVSLNLASSDLNPKTVAAACHISARYLHKLFSDLPYTFSDWVKELRLKQANHILKTKSHLTIDEVAHRVGYGDQGYFSRIYKQHFGYSPRDTPSTGTG, from the coding sequence ATGAGTACCAGCTCGTCCATACAATCGGTGCACTTAAAGCGGATAGAACACTATGTAAGTCTAAACTTAGCAAGCTCTGACCTTAATCCTAAGACCGTCGCTGCTGCTTGTCATATCTCTGCCAGATACTTACACAAGCTGTTTTCCGATCTACCTTATACTTTTTCAGACTGGGTCAAGGAATTGCGCTTAAAGCAGGCCAATCACATTTTAAAAACCAAAAGCCACCTGACTATAGATGAAGTGGCGCATAGAGTCGGTTATGGCGACCAAGGTTATTTTTCACGCATTTATAAGCAACATTTCGGTTATTCGCCGCGAGATACACCAAGCACAGGCACAGGATAG
- a CDS encoding hydantoinase B/oxoprolinase family protein, with protein sequence MSKAHTSIDPITLSVVRGALETAQREMTTTLEKTARSSVFNLAHDYSNALFDHLPEMILQGQDIPIHLGSLMPAMKAVAEYYGDDIHEGEVIYHNDPVMMGSHILDCCMYKPVFYKGELVFWTVCKGHVTDIGGPVPAGYNPDAKEIYAEGFRIPPIKIWEKGVRRRDVINLIHSNMRSRRNQEGDLNAQYGACAVGERNMIALLDKYGVETVRAAIEELKNMADTHMRSLISSIPDGQYHGEAVLEDSGHGLGDLTISADIEIKDSDVHIKITSPPQVPYFINSYAGNSMSGVLLGLMMFAQVDPPYNEGLYRCVTVDLGEHGTLCNAKEPAPHVNCTTTPMETLTDAVRMAFEDAAPDRVIASWGHASGINISGIDPKTGEQYVTMILASIISGAGATQQMDGWHACGPLCCFGALSSGDIELLEYQYPILIHKYGLAEDSGGAGEYRGGCGTVWEVEPLDHEMTVVAFGEGREHPTMGAAGAEQISPELKLGRLEIIHKDGVTDLHKQNIMTEIQPGDRARNTNPGGGGYGSSFARSVPAVLKDVEERIISVAAAKTEYGVVIDPQTLAVNEAETNALRRKLTA encoded by the coding sequence ATGAGCAAAGCTCACACTTCAATTGATCCTATTACCTTGTCCGTCGTACGTGGTGCCTTAGAAACGGCGCAGCGCGAGATGACGACAACCTTAGAAAAAACCGCACGCTCTAGTGTCTTTAACTTAGCTCACGATTATAGTAATGCCTTATTTGATCATTTGCCTGAGATGATTTTGCAGGGTCAGGATATTCCTATTCATTTAGGCTCACTCATGCCAGCCATGAAAGCTGTTGCTGAATATTATGGTGATGATATTCATGAAGGAGAAGTTATTTATCACAACGATCCCGTGATGATGGGCAGTCATATCCTAGATTGCTGTATGTATAAGCCAGTGTTTTATAAAGGCGAGTTGGTATTTTGGACGGTGTGCAAAGGTCACGTCACTGATATCGGTGGTCCAGTACCGGCAGGATATAATCCAGACGCTAAAGAGATATACGCCGAAGGGTTTCGCATTCCGCCTATCAAAATATGGGAAAAAGGCGTTAGACGTCGTGATGTCATTAATTTAATTCATAGTAATATGCGCTCTCGTCGTAACCAAGAAGGCGACCTTAATGCTCAGTATGGTGCTTGTGCGGTTGGTGAGCGCAACATGATTGCGTTGCTAGACAAGTATGGCGTAGAGACCGTCCGTGCGGCGATCGAAGAGCTAAAGAATATGGCTGATACCCATATGCGCTCATTAATTTCATCTATTCCAGATGGCCAGTATCATGGCGAAGCAGTATTAGAAGATTCAGGTCACGGTTTAGGTGATTTGACCATTAGCGCTGATATTGAGATTAAAGACAGTGATGTGCATATCAAGATCACCAGTCCGCCGCAAGTCCCTTACTTCATTAACTCCTATGCAGGCAACTCGATGTCTGGTGTACTACTTGGACTGATGATGTTTGCCCAAGTAGACCCACCGTACAACGAAGGTTTATACCGCTGTGTCACGGTAGACTTGGGCGAGCATGGCACGCTATGTAATGCCAAAGAACCTGCCCCTCATGTGAATTGTACTACCACACCGATGGAAACCTTAACAGATGCTGTGCGTATGGCTTTTGAAGATGCAGCGCCAGATCGTGTGATTGCCTCTTGGGGTCATGCTTCTGGTATCAACATCTCAGGTATTGACCCAAAAACGGGTGAGCAATACGTCACTATGATTTTGGCCTCGATTATCTCTGGTGCTGGCGCGACTCAGCAGATGGACGGCTGGCATGCTTGCGGTCCATTATGTTGCTTCGGCGCGCTAAGCTCTGGTGATATTGAATTGTTAGAGTATCAGTATCCTATCTTAATTCATAAGTATGGCTTGGCAGAAGACAGTGGCGGCGCTGGTGAGTATCGAGGCGGTTGCGGCACCGTATGGGAAGTTGAGCCGTTAGATCATGAGATGACGGTAGTGGCGTTTGGGGAAGGTCGTGAGCATCCAACGATGGGGGCTGCAGGAGCGGAGCAAATATCACCTGAGCTGAAATTAGGGCGCTTAGAGATTATCCATAAAGATGGCGTCACTGATTTGCACAAGCAAAATATAATGACTGAAATTCAACCGGGTGACCGTGCGCGTAATACCAATCCTGGCGGTGGCGGCTATGGCAGCTCGTTTGCACGGTCGGTACCCGCAGTATTAAAAGATGTAGAAGAAAGAATCATATCAGTAGCAGCGGCTAAGACTGAGTATGGTGTGGTTATTGACCCACAAACGCTGGCGGTCAATGAAGCAGAGACAAATGCTTTACGTCGTAAGCTGACGGCATAA
- a CDS encoding cupin domain-containing protein encodes MNANQKPNRYQNTSHQTLLADKIKDVTAHDLSMNKNLLSPSGLEMPATDRMQTLGAFDWKHTINETYFDLDVSFRQPNKFSGFLQHAKLLEIGVSHYHANTVHYNRGRQSSGYIDDSILITFPMTGDVRFAQKGRQLTSKPGQFFIELSSLPYEFYHLHEASLYVIKVPLALLTAQMGTIERQFARSLTIDEGAGRLLGRVLNSSCNE; translated from the coding sequence ATGAATGCAAATCAAAAGCCAAACCGTTATCAAAATACCTCTCATCAAACCTTGCTAGCAGATAAGATAAAAGACGTCACTGCACATGATTTATCAATGAATAAAAATCTTCTAAGCCCCTCAGGGTTAGAGATGCCAGCAACGGATCGCATGCAAACCTTAGGTGCCTTTGACTGGAAACATACCATCAATGAGACTTACTTTGATCTTGATGTCAGTTTCAGGCAACCGAATAAGTTTTCTGGTTTTTTGCAACATGCTAAGCTTCTAGAGATAGGTGTTTCGCACTATCATGCTAATACTGTGCACTATAATCGCGGCAGACAGAGTTCCGGCTATATTGATGACAGTATTTTAATTACTTTTCCTATGACAGGCGACGTTCGTTTTGCCCAAAAAGGACGACAGCTGACCTCTAAACCCGGTCAATTCTTTATTGAACTGTCCAGCTTACCTTATGAGTTTTATCATCTGCATGAAGCATCATTGTATGTGATTAAGGTACCATTGGCATTACTCACTGCACAAATGGGCACTATAGAGCGACAGTTCGCACGCAGCTTAACTATTGATGAAGGTGCTGGCAGGTTACTAGGGCGTGTCCTCAATTCATCTTGCAATGAATAA